The following DNA comes from Alnus glutinosa chromosome 6, dhAlnGlut1.1, whole genome shotgun sequence.
tttcttttttttttttaaaaattcaaattaaatttaaaaataaaaaaaaaaaacctaaacctaTGAATTCAGTGGGTTGAGTGGCCAGCCACCCACTACAAATCCTACGGTGGGTAGAGGTGAGGATAGTTGCCCACCCACTGTAATCagtgtttttaggtttttttttaattaaaaaaatgagaattcttttaaaaaatgatgtggaaataattattctaaaataactatttttttaataatatttttttaccaaataaaataataactattTCATAACAATAATTATTACTCGAACCAAAACAGCCCTAAGGAGAGACTGATTCGTGAAATTCATGGATGCTTTCGTTATGTATTTGTATTGTGGGAATATTTATGGcatgtaattatttttatagaGTCACGGGACTGACCAGTTCTCCACAAATAAAAAGTAGCACACAAATAcaagttttccttttctttccacCCACACACCACGTCGGCCAGGGGCCACCCTAAGGGAACCTACTCTTCGTTGATCCAACACATGTTAACAAACTAGCGGTTGCGATTGGTTACCGTAGGTTTAAGGTTGCCattaaatatacaaaaaaaaaaaaaaaaaacacccaagaTATCTTGAAAAAGACCCTCCTCACATGCGTCTTGTCGTATGGTCGGAGGAAGACTTTGACAAGTTCGCGTTCCAGAAAGATCGAACAACTCAGACCACACCGCAGAAGCCAGAAAGATAATTGAGCAAACAAGAAGATGCCTACCTGGCTTcctctgttcttcttctttatgTTCGTTCAAGTAAAATATACAACAAGCTTAACTCAACATTATCAACATCGTATTCAAATTTGACAACCTTAATGTACCAAatatatgacaaaaaaaaatagggatacAAGTATTATACAAGTACAAGAAATCCCAcaggaaagagagagaatttgGTTTTCCTTTTGAAAGGAAAGGTGTTAGATCTAGCTGCTATGTATGTATGAATGAAGTTCACATCGTCTTTATTCTTTTAGATTCAACAACAAATGGGGTTAGTGAGAGAAACTAAATCAATTAATGGAGGATTTTTACCAAATTGGAACAGAACAGAACAAAACAGAACAGAGACAATCTTCACCTCTTCCAAGCATAAACCACCAGAGAAAACCCAGATGGGCCGACCAACTCACTCTCCTCCGTTGTAGCCCACTCCATCACAGAGCTTCCTCCGGATGACCCCGCCGACGACGACATGGACACCGACGACGACGACAGGCTCTTCCTCATCTTCCTCCATTCGATCCGACTCAACCCAGTACTCCAGCTCTGTTGCCCCCACAAAGCCGTCCCGTTTTTCTCGCTCAAAGAATTcgcctccttttctttttccttttcttcttcttcttcttcgaaccTGAACATGAAAACAGCACGCCCATCGTCGTTGTCTTTCTCGAATAACCAGTTGTACACGTCCCACGAGATCTGAATGGGCACCCCATCGACTTCGATTCTCTCGTTGCCTCTAAATTTCCACTTTAAGCGCTTTATCTGCAACACCTTTTTGTTGTCGACGAAGAAACAGAGCCTGGTGTCATCATTGTACCCGCAATCTATCTGTATTTCTCTCGTTTTGCCTCCAATTCTTGCTCTCGTGGTGTAGATTTTGTTGGCGAAGACATGCTCTCTTCTCAGGACAAGAACCTGGGAACTTTTAGGCTTCTGGGCCTTGGTTTTGGCGTAGGCTTCTTTAGTGCAGTTGCCGACGAGAAGAGTCATTTCGCCGTCAACAACTACGGCGATGTAGAAGCCTGAATGGGGTTCAGGTCCGGCGGACCTGAACTTGGCTTTTGTCAGGTCCCAAAAGATTTGGGTGTTGGAGTTGAGCTTCTTGCATCCATGCTTTTTCCAGAAAACGAAGGGGGCGATGTGGAGGTGGAAAGAATacggagaagaagaagaagaagaaagtggaGGAGATTCAAATGGGTGGTGATGGTCGTGGAGGAGATTGAGGTTGAGAGAGTGGGTGAGGAGGGAGCGAGACCAGGTGAGGGAAAAGAGGCCGAGTTGAGTGTGGTAGAGGCAGGTGGTGAGGTTGGCGTTGCCGGAGACGGGCGGCGGTTGTGGCGGAGAGTGGCGGGGATTGTCATTGGTGGGGGTTGGTTGGAAGCAACAGGGGATGGGGGAGGATTGGGGAGACATTTGTTGTGAGGGGTAGTGGGATAAGAAAGGGTCTCTCTAGGATTCTGTTTTGCTTTGAGATATGTGAAGGATCGGGGGCTTTATACAATGGAAAGGGAAGAATTCAGGGGAGAAAAACCAAACGTTGAGAAGGGGGGACGGAAGACTTTCCTGCctgaaatatttatatatatatatttcaaataggAGAAACACTTGTTGAATTTCTCAgagacaaaaaattaaaaataaataaatatatatatatatatatatatatatatatatatatatatatatatacatatatatatatataattaaaacaacattttacttttatatcacctcaaaatattaaaaaaaaaaaaaaaaaaaaagacatggaGGCCTATGAAAGGTTTATTAttagagtgatttttttttttaaaaaaaataaaaatgggccAAGGAATATCCTAAAATTGTTATGTACGTGTTTATTGAACatgtgagaaatatatatattttttcttttaataatattaacaaattttggaaaattttactagaaaaaaattatgtgtttgTCGCCTGCTAAGAAAACACGGAACAATTATATCTGTCTCACTTCGGTGAAAAAATAGTGAAGGGTGATAGGAAAGTGTGTTGCTCCTTTGTATTTGTAGGGTACATCAAATTGGTTTCTTTCCTACTGTATCCCATGTGAAGAAGATTCGTTTTAATATCAATTGAAAGGGAAAAAATTGTGAAGGAGATAGGTATTTGGAAAGAATAATATTCTTTCGTTGTCCTAAGCTAGCTATTTTAATTTAGATAATGTTAAATgtctcctttttttaaaaaataaaaaataaaaaattatcatttaatcaaaatttaatattaatctatcacaaatttcatgataattttaaaagatatggGGACGTTTAGCGTTACTCAACGATGTATTCCTATTATTAAGATATGAGAA
Coding sequences within:
- the LOC133871415 gene encoding uncharacterized protein LOC133871415; the protein is MSPQSSPIPCCFQPTPTNDNPRHSPPQPPPVSGNANLTTCLYHTQLGLFSLTWSRSLLTHSLNLNLLHDHHHPFESPPLSSSSSSPYSFHLHIAPFVFWKKHGCKKLNSNTQIFWDLTKAKFRSAGPEPHSGFYIAVVVDGEMTLLVGNCTKEAYAKTKAQKPKSSQVLVLRREHVFANKIYTTRARIGGKTREIQIDCGYNDDTRLCFFVDNKKVLQIKRLKWKFRGNERIEVDGVPIQISWDVYNWLFEKDNDDGRAVFMFRFEEEEEEKEKEKEANSLSEKNGTALWGQQSWSTGLSRIEWRKMRKSLSSSSVSMSSSAGSSGGSSVMEWATTEESELVGPSGFSLVVYAWKR